Proteins encoded by one window of Anaeromyxobacter sp.:
- the kdpB gene encoding potassium-transporting ATPase subunit KdpB has translation MTAKTAAPTTLLDPALLRPALLESLKKLDPRQVARNPVMFVVEVGSVLVTLLWLRDLVAPGPGAAPGWFTFSVGCWLWFTVIFANLAEAVAEGRGKAQAAALRRTRTDTTARRLRDGREEQVSASTLRRGDRVVVEAGQVIPGDGDVVEGIASVDESAITGESAPVIRESGGDRSAVTGGTRVLSDRIVVRVSVDPGESFLDRMIALVEGAARQKTPNELALHILLVGLTIIFLVACVTLVPLAAFSSIPLSVTAVVALLVCLIPTTIGGLLSAIGIAGMDRLLRKNVLAMSGRAVEAAGDVDVLLLDKTGTITLGNRMASELLPAPGVRLEALAEAAQLASLADETPEGRSIVVLVKERFGLRGRELGEGYAFVPFTANTRMSGCDTAGRVIRKGALDAVARHVGTMGGALSPEVERAAASIGDTGGTPLAVSDGAQVLGLIHLKDVVKGGIKERFERFRAMGIRTVMITGDNPRTAAAIAREAGVDDFLAEATPEAKLALIRSEQAKGRLVAMTGDGTNDAPALAQADVGVAMNTGTQAAKEAGNMVDLDSNPTKLLEVVEVGKQLLMTRGVLTTFSIANDVAKYFAILPALFVAAYPELAPLDVMHLASPYSAILSAVIFNALVIVALIPLSLKGVRYRPIGAAAVLRRSLLIYGVGGLIVPFVGIKLIDLALSAVGLV, from the coding sequence ATGACCGCCAAGACCGCCGCCCCCACCACCTTGCTCGACCCGGCCCTCCTCCGCCCGGCCCTGCTGGAGAGCCTGAAGAAGCTCGACCCGCGCCAGGTGGCCAGGAACCCGGTCATGTTCGTGGTGGAGGTCGGCAGCGTGCTCGTCACGCTGCTCTGGCTCCGCGACCTCGTCGCGCCCGGGCCGGGCGCCGCCCCCGGGTGGTTCACCTTCTCCGTGGGCTGCTGGCTCTGGTTCACGGTGATCTTCGCCAACCTGGCCGAGGCGGTGGCCGAGGGGCGCGGCAAGGCCCAGGCGGCGGCGCTGCGCCGCACCCGCACTGACACCACCGCCCGCCGGCTCCGCGACGGGCGGGAGGAGCAGGTGTCGGCCAGCACGCTGCGCCGGGGGGACAGGGTGGTGGTGGAGGCCGGCCAGGTCATCCCCGGCGACGGCGACGTGGTGGAGGGGATCGCCTCGGTGGACGAGTCGGCCATCACCGGCGAGTCGGCCCCGGTCATCCGCGAGTCGGGCGGCGACCGCTCGGCCGTCACCGGGGGCACCCGGGTGCTCTCGGACCGCATCGTGGTGCGCGTCTCGGTCGACCCGGGCGAGTCGTTCCTGGACCGCATGATCGCCCTGGTCGAGGGGGCGGCCCGCCAGAAGACTCCCAACGAGCTCGCCCTCCACATCCTGCTGGTGGGGCTGACCATCATCTTCCTGGTGGCCTGCGTCACGCTGGTGCCGCTGGCCGCCTTCTCCTCCATCCCGCTCTCGGTCACGGCCGTGGTGGCCCTGCTCGTCTGCCTCATCCCCACCACCATCGGCGGGCTGCTGTCGGCCATCGGCATCGCCGGCATGGACCGGCTGCTGCGCAAGAACGTGCTGGCCATGAGCGGCCGGGCGGTGGAGGCCGCCGGCGACGTCGACGTGCTGCTGCTCGACAAGACCGGCACCATCACGCTCGGCAACCGCATGGCCAGCGAGCTCCTGCCGGCGCCGGGGGTGCGGCTCGAGGCGCTGGCCGAGGCGGCCCAGCTGGCCAGCCTGGCCGACGAGACGCCGGAGGGGCGCTCCATCGTGGTGCTGGTGAAGGAGCGCTTCGGCCTGCGCGGCCGCGAGCTGGGCGAGGGCTACGCCTTCGTCCCCTTCACCGCCAATACCCGCATGAGCGGCTGCGACACCGCCGGCCGCGTCATCCGCAAGGGGGCGCTCGACGCGGTGGCGCGCCACGTGGGCACCATGGGCGGCGCCCTGTCGCCCGAGGTCGAGCGGGCCGCGGCCTCCATCGGCGACACCGGCGGCACCCCGCTGGCGGTCTCCGACGGCGCCCAGGTGCTCGGGCTCATCCACCTGAAGGACGTGGTCAAGGGCGGCATCAAGGAGCGCTTCGAGCGGTTCCGCGCCATGGGCATCCGCACCGTGATGATCACCGGCGACAACCCGCGCACCGCGGCGGCCATCGCCCGGGAGGCCGGGGTGGACGACTTCCTGGCCGAGGCCACCCCGGAGGCCAAGCTGGCGCTGATCCGCAGCGAGCAGGCCAAGGGGCGGCTGGTGGCCATGACGGGCGACGGCACCAACGACGCGCCGGCGCTGGCCCAGGCCGACGTGGGCGTGGCCATGAACACCGGCACCCAGGCCGCCAAGGAGGCCGGCAACATGGTGGACCTCGACTCCAACCCCACCAAGCTGCTGGAGGTGGTCGAGGTCGGCAAGCAGCTCCTCATGACCCGCGGGGTGCTCACCACCTTCTCCATCGCCAACGACGTGGCCAAGTACTTCGCCATCCTGCCGGCCCTCTTCGTGGCCGCCTACCCGGAGCTGGCCCCGCTCGACGTGATGCACCTCGCCTCGCCCTACAGCGCCATCCTCTCGGCGGTGATCTTCAACGCGCTGGTGATCGTGGCGCTCATCCCGCTCTCCCTGAAGGGGGTGCGCTACCGGCCCATCGGCGCCGCGGCGGTGCTCCGCCGCTCGCTGCTGATCTACGGGGTCGGCGGCCT